The proteins below are encoded in one region of Clostridium estertheticum:
- a CDS encoding MarR family winged helix-turn-helix transcriptional regulator: protein MNNKEHQKLILNMVNFYSIFNIEFIDLIPDLSNLGVSPLLSKILNTIHMEGNTTPSFLSKKLNISSSNVSRSINTLNLMGYINKRQDSIDKRITYLSLSKNAVELVSKTMSNSEEMFLKKFNVLSSEEIEELSYSFITIQNLLIKMRDLNISNQNK from the coding sequence ATGAATAATAAAGAACATCAAAAACTAATATTAAATATGGTTAACTTTTATAGCATATTCAATATTGAATTTATAGACCTTATCCCAGATCTTAGTAATTTAGGAGTTAGCCCTTTGCTCTCAAAAATTTTAAATACAATTCATATGGAGGGTAACACTACTCCATCATTTTTAAGCAAAAAACTTAATATCTCTTCTTCGAATGTAAGTAGAAGTATTAATACATTAAATTTAATGGGTTACATAAATAAAAGACAAGATTCTATAGATAAACGAATTACATATTTATCTCTGTCTAAAAACGCTGTAGAACTTGTTTCTAAAACTATGTCTAATTCAGAAGAAATGTTTCTAAAAAAATTCAATGTATTATCTTCTGAAGAAATAGAAGAACTTTCTTATTCTTTTATTACAATACAAAATCTACTTATAAAAATGCGCGATTTGAATATTAGCAATCAAAACAAATAA
- a CDS encoding methyl-accepting chemotaxis protein, whose translation MITKSIKSKLIILIGILLIIICSGLGIISYINASNALVSNIAKTLPQIATQASNTVQASLDSQLNSMEVIASTNSINTPEKTKSILQSETARSKSLKMGYADIHGNILYTTGEKGNIKDTISFQKSISGGSYIADPVVNKDKTTITMTYSVPVKKNNSVVGVLISVRNGLELSEMIKKITFGKTGSAYMINSKSNSIAFMDKSMPLNQYNSIDEAKKNPSLNAIAAMQKKMISGQTGLSAYSFGGKKSYGGYAPVKKENWSIVVILDKSELLSELDSLKSSIVMSSLMFLIIGLLIVYIIAQSLSKRIKYSSKSLNVLSTGDFTNEVSTLYLGYKDEIGDMANSMSTMQTSIKQMITVSKKTSSSIDTDSTVLSSISQKMVSSSNNVAHSVQEVASGISAQADDLVETTYILNRFSSKIEDIVAYIEDVDKSTLTMSGLATDSSNNIKLLMQAVNGISLSFKDLSDKIITFSSSIKEVHSIINIINSIANQTSLLALNASIEAANAGEAGKGFSVVANEVKKLAEQTKTSSTHITQLISNISKSTEIVTGNTTTMKTELGGQINIINKTMNSFEKIIEVIKIIIPKVQSINSSALDVKIEKDNILSKVESVSALAEEISASSQEITASTDEMNNLAAEVASTAITLNSMTKNMIVQEKNFKI comes from the coding sequence ATGATTACAAAAAGTATAAAATCAAAATTAATTATTTTAATTGGCATATTATTAATAATTATATGTTCAGGGCTAGGAATTATCTCTTACATAAATGCCTCTAATGCCTTGGTGTCAAATATAGCTAAAACACTGCCACAAATAGCTACTCAAGCTTCAAATACAGTTCAAGCTTCTCTAGACAGTCAATTGAATTCAATGGAAGTAATTGCATCAACTAATAGTATTAATACACCTGAAAAAACGAAATCTATATTACAGAGTGAAACTGCCAGAAGTAAAAGTTTAAAAATGGGATATGCAGATATCCATGGCAATATTTTATATACAACTGGAGAAAAAGGTAACATAAAAGATACTATTTCATTTCAAAAATCCATTTCCGGAGGAAGTTATATAGCTGACCCCGTTGTTAACAAAGATAAAACGACAATAACTATGACCTATTCAGTGCCAGTAAAAAAGAATAATTCAGTAGTCGGTGTATTAATTTCCGTTCGAAATGGGTTAGAACTAAGTGAAATGATTAAAAAAATTACCTTTGGTAAAACTGGCAGTGCCTACATGATAAACAGTAAAAGCAATAGTATTGCTTTTATGGATAAAAGCATGCCGTTAAATCAATATAATTCTATAGACGAGGCTAAAAAAAATCCAAGTCTTAACGCTATTGCAGCTATGCAAAAAAAGATGATATCAGGACAAACTGGTTTAAGTGCATATAGTTTTGGTGGGAAAAAATCCTACGGAGGATACGCTCCAGTAAAAAAAGAAAATTGGTCCATAGTAGTTATATTAGATAAAAGTGAACTATTATCAGAGCTTGATTCTTTAAAATCATCTATAGTGATGTCCTCCTTGATGTTTTTAATTATTGGACTTTTAATAGTTTATATTATTGCTCAAAGCCTATCCAAAAGAATTAAATATTCCTCAAAATCTCTAAATGTATTATCAACTGGAGACTTTACTAATGAAGTAAGCACCCTATATTTAGGTTACAAAGATGAAATAGGCGATATGGCTAATTCTATGAGCACAATGCAAACCTCAATTAAACAGATGATTACAGTTTCAAAGAAGACTTCCTCAAGTATAGATACAGACTCTACAGTATTATCGAGTATATCTCAAAAGATGGTTTCCTCATCAAATAATGTAGCCCATTCAGTTCAAGAGGTTGCTAGTGGTATCAGTGCTCAAGCAGATGATTTAGTAGAAACCACTTATATATTAAATAGGTTTAGTAGTAAAATTGAAGATATAGTTGCATACATTGAAGATGTAGATAAAAGCACTTTAACAATGAGTGGCCTTGCAACTGACAGTAGTAATAATATAAAGTTATTAATGCAGGCCGTAAATGGTATAAGTTTATCCTTTAAAGATTTATCAGATAAAATAATTACCTTTAGCAGTAGTATAAAGGAGGTTCATAGTATAATTAATATAATCAATTCTATTGCTAATCAAACTAGTCTATTAGCCTTGAATGCTTCTATTGAAGCAGCAAATGCTGGAGAGGCCGGCAAAGGTTTTTCGGTAGTTGCAAATGAAGTTAAAAAGCTTGCTGAACAGACAAAGACTTCTTCAACGCATATTACTCAACTAATATCTAATATTTCCAAAAGTACTGAAATTGTTACAGGAAATACTACCACTATGAAAACAGAACTTGGCGGCCAAATAAACATAATAAATAAAACAATGAATTCTTTTGAAAAAATTATAGAAGTGATTAAAATTATAATTCCAAAGGTACAATCCATAAATTCATCCGCCCTAGATGTAAAAATAGAAAAAGATAACATACTTAGCAAGGTAGAAAGTGTATCCGCTCTAGCTGAAGAAATATCAGCTTCTTCTCAAGAGATAACTGCTTCTACAGATGAGATGAATAATTTAGCTGCTGAAGTAGCTTCAACAGCTATTACCTTAAATAGTATGACTAAAAACATGATTGTTCAAGAAAAGAATTTTAAAATATAA
- a CDS encoding 3-deoxy-7-phosphoheptulonate synthase produces the protein MNIKYIKKMPTEKEIMEEMPLPNNIKEIKKRRDTEIRKVFENESDKFLLIVGPCSADNEDSVCEYIGKLAEVQEKVKDSIIIIPRIYTNKPRTTGEGYKGMASQPDPSKEPDMDAGLRAIRKLHLKALSEYHMPAADEMLYPENYTYLSDLLGYIAVGARSVENQQHRFTVSGVDMPVGMKNPTGGDLTVMLNSIKAAQDGHTFIYSGWQVETSGNPLAHAVLRGAVDSYGKNIPNYHYEDLINIAKEYEKQKFANPSIIVDTNHANSMKLYKEQPRIAREVLMSRKDDSLLKKMIKGFMIESYIVEGKQDVGRGTYGKSITDACLGWEETEKLIYNIAENL, from the coding sequence ATGAATATTAAATATATAAAGAAAATGCCTACTGAAAAGGAAATTATGGAAGAAATGCCTCTACCCAATAATATTAAAGAAATTAAAAAAAGGAGAGATACTGAGATAAGGAAAGTTTTTGAGAATGAATCTGATAAGTTTCTCCTTATAGTTGGACCATGTTCGGCTGATAATGAAGACTCGGTGTGCGAATATATAGGAAAGCTTGCAGAAGTTCAGGAAAAGGTAAAAGATTCTATCATTATTATACCTAGAATTTATACAAACAAACCTCGAACTACTGGTGAAGGATATAAAGGTATGGCCTCTCAACCAGATCCAAGTAAGGAACCTGATATGGATGCAGGATTAAGAGCTATTAGAAAACTTCATTTAAAAGCATTAAGTGAGTATCACATGCCTGCTGCAGACGAAATGTTATATCCAGAAAATTATACATATCTATCAGATTTATTAGGATACATTGCTGTTGGAGCCCGCTCAGTAGAAAATCAGCAACATAGATTTACAGTAAGTGGTGTTGATATGCCTGTAGGTATGAAGAACCCAACTGGTGGAGATCTGACTGTAATGCTAAATTCAATTAAAGCAGCACAAGATGGTCATACATTTATATATAGTGGATGGCAGGTTGAAACATCAGGAAACCCACTTGCACATGCTGTTTTAAGAGGGGCAGTGGATTCTTATGGTAAAAATATTCCAAACTATCATTATGAAGATTTGATAAATATTGCTAAAGAATATGAAAAACAGAAATTTGCAAACCCTTCTATTATTGTAGATACTAATCATGCGAATTCAATGAAGCTTTATAAAGAACAACCAAGAATAGCTAGAGAAGTATTAATGAGTAGGAAAGATGACTCTTTACTTAAAAAAATGATAAAAGGATTTATGATTGAAAGTTATATTGTAGAGGGTAAACAAGATGTGGGGCGAGGCACTTATGGTAAATCTATAACAGATGCATGTTTAGGATGGGAAGAAACTGAAAAATTAATTTATAATATTGCTGAAAATTTATAG
- a CDS encoding sensor histidine kinase, producing MEIKKKVFTLKAVFFKYLLTLGVAFIVFAGLYLGIFALAQNSVILPSNFSEDLARSAKPLLEKAPEITENMIPNGCKFAVFDKKYKVIKTNLEGKNLLTAIEYAKGTYSKDGSKKNYYFIERQDGVCVLQYYVQMSYQSEFLNKHLPDPEKTMIVIFAIIYFFIVFIITAICAKKLNKQLSPLLQATEKIKKQDLDFDIKYSGIKEFNDVLLSISDMKTELKKSLEKQWNIEGAKKEQISALAHDLKTPLTIIKGNAELLSDSTISKEQQEYVNYISKNSTQIEKYIKSLIEISNSEKPLLLQLEERDSINFINTIQDQLEAIANPKGIKVEFIKTGVPRSIMIDQLLLYRAIMNVISNAVNYCPNNGKICFEVKSVDNKIKFITTDSGNGFSNEDIKSATKQFYMGDSSRASKIHFGIGLYITESFVNLHGGRLYIANSPITGGAQVTIEIPIC from the coding sequence ATGGAAATAAAGAAAAAAGTTTTTACGTTAAAGGCGGTCTTTTTTAAGTATTTATTAACTTTAGGAGTTGCATTTATTGTTTTCGCTGGACTATATTTGGGGATTTTTGCCCTCGCGCAAAACAGTGTGATTCTTCCATCGAATTTCAGTGAGGATTTGGCTAGAAGTGCTAAACCATTGCTTGAAAAAGCCCCTGAAATTACAGAGAATATGATACCCAATGGATGTAAATTTGCTGTTTTTGATAAAAAATATAAAGTTATAAAAACAAATTTAGAGGGTAAGAATTTACTGACTGCAATAGAATATGCGAAGGGTACTTACTCAAAAGATGGAAGCAAAAAGAACTACTATTTCATTGAAAGGCAAGATGGAGTTTGTGTTTTGCAGTACTATGTTCAAATGAGTTACCAATCTGAATTTTTAAATAAACATTTACCAGATCCAGAAAAAACCATGATTGTAATTTTTGCTATAATATATTTTTTTATTGTTTTTATTATTACTGCTATATGTGCAAAAAAACTAAATAAACAGCTAAGTCCACTTTTGCAGGCTACTGAAAAAATTAAGAAGCAGGATCTGGACTTTGACATAAAATATTCAGGAATTAAAGAATTTAATGATGTGCTTTTGTCAATATCAGATATGAAAACAGAATTAAAAAAGTCACTGGAGAAGCAATGGAATATTGAAGGAGCAAAGAAGGAGCAAATTTCAGCTCTTGCGCATGACCTTAAAACTCCATTAACAATTATCAAAGGAAATGCTGAATTGTTATCTGATTCAACAATAAGTAAGGAGCAACAGGAATACGTTAATTATATTTCGAAAAACAGCACACAGATTGAGAAGTACATTAAAAGCCTAATTGAGATTTCAAATTCAGAAAAACCTCTCCTTCTACAACTTGAAGAAAGAGATTCTATAAATTTTATTAATACAATTCAAGATCAGCTTGAAGCGATTGCAAATCCAAAGGGAATTAAAGTTGAATTCATTAAGACTGGTGTACCTAGGTCAATTATGATTGATCAATTATTACTTTACCGAGCAATTATGAATGTCATATCAAATGCAGTTAATTATTGCCCAAATAATGGAAAGATTTGTTTTGAGGTAAAATCTGTAGATAATAAAATCAAATTTATTACAACAGACAGTGGTAATGGTTTTTCAAATGAAGATATTAAATCAGCCACAAAACAATTTTATATGGGTGATTCTAGCAGGGCATCAAAAATTCATTTTGGAATAGGATTATATATTACTGAATCATTCGTAAATTTGCATGGTGGGAGACTTTATATAGCTAACTCGCCTATCACTGGTGGAGCGCAGGTGACAATAGAAATCCCAATTTGTTAA
- a CDS encoding response regulator transcription factor, translating to MAKILVIDDEPDILALIKNILHKDNHLVTTVVNPEKILTNEFSNFDLILLDVMMPGMDGFTFCKENRDIVDCPIIFLTAKNMEADIMYGLGLGADDYITKPFGMGELRARVNAYLRRENREKHSSLCISGVKFNLSGKEILVDDKKIPFTKSEYNICEFLARNKGQVFSKDKIYEGVYGYDGESDSSAITEHVKNIRAKLAVFNMLPIETVWGIGYKWK from the coding sequence ATGGCAAAGATTCTGGTTATCGATGATGAACCTGATATTTTGGCTTTAATTAAAAATATCCTTCATAAAGACAATCATTTGGTAACTACAGTTGTAAATCCCGAAAAAATTTTAACTAATGAATTCTCAAACTTTGATTTGATTTTACTTGATGTCATGATGCCTGGTATGGATGGATTTACTTTTTGCAAGGAAAATCGTGACATTGTGGACTGCCCCATTATTTTTCTTACAGCAAAAAATATGGAAGCAGATATTATGTACGGACTAGGCCTTGGCGCGGATGATTACATTACAAAACCCTTTGGCATGGGGGAACTTAGAGCTAGAGTAAATGCTTACTTAAGGCGAGAAAATCGTGAAAAGCATAGTTCCCTTTGTATATCGGGAGTAAAGTTTAATTTATCAGGTAAAGAAATCTTAGTGGATGATAAAAAAATTCCATTTACCAAAAGTGAATACAACATTTGCGAATTTCTTGCAAGAAATAAAGGGCAGGTTTTTTCAAAGGATAAAATATATGAAGGTGTTTATGGGTATGACGGTGAAAGTGATAGCTCAGCTATTACGGAGCATGTTAAAAACATACGGGCAAAGCTCGCTGTTTTTAACATGCTCCCGATTGAGACGGTATGGGGGATAGGATACAAATGGAAATAA
- a CDS encoding lantibiotic immunity ABC transporter MutG family permease subunit yields the protein MIALLRCIKSDFYKLRHTSILWIHLFIPLAGALIFLLYYHGRLNNSITDIKTYLEALAIAFPLLIGLISGIVIEQEEQAGNFQVLLATSKSKNTTYLSKLILLLLLGSFSITLAVGTFALGFHVLPYLFYLKAAGLLVLGNIFIYILHVFISLQFGKGASAGIGVAGSLISALMLTGLGDYIWHFVPWAWSVRLCNRMFEKLDYPDFSAEIAFDMQKGLFVMLFAICIAFVACLFWFKRWEGRKSYE from the coding sequence ATGATTGCTTTACTTAGGTGTATAAAATCGGATTTTTATAAATTAAGACATACTTCTATTTTGTGGATTCATTTGTTTATTCCACTAGCAGGAGCGTTAATATTTTTATTATATTATCATGGGAGATTAAATAACTCAATCACGGATATAAAAACGTATCTGGAGGCGCTGGCCATTGCTTTTCCTTTGCTCATAGGATTAATCAGCGGGATAGTAATTGAACAGGAGGAGCAGGCTGGAAATTTTCAAGTACTGCTAGCTACTTCAAAATCAAAAAACACTACGTATTTGAGCAAGCTAATTCTTTTACTTTTATTGGGAAGCTTTTCTATAACACTTGCAGTAGGAACATTTGCACTTGGATTTCACGTATTGCCCTACTTATTTTACTTAAAAGCAGCGGGATTATTAGTTTTAGGAAATATATTCATCTATATCTTGCATGTGTTCATTAGTCTCCAATTTGGAAAGGGTGCCTCTGCTGGGATTGGAGTTGCAGGAAGCCTGATTTCTGCTTTGATGCTCACAGGTCTTGGTGATTATATATGGCACTTTGTTCCATGGGCATGGAGTGTGAGGCTTTGCAATCGTATGTTTGAAAAATTGGACTATCCTGATTTTAGTGCTGAAATAGCATTTGATATGCAAAAGGGACTATTTGTAATGCTATTTGCAATATGTATTGCCTTCGTTGCTTGTTTATTTTGGTTCAAAAGGTGGGAAGGAAGAAAGTCATATGAATAA
- a CDS encoding lantibiotic immunity ABC transporter MutE/EpiE family permease subunit — MLKYLQAENLKCKRIFIKKLILIAPIVTLLFGFMTGRYFETNSFNWWYTLILPGYISIMAVMTNDAEQKKLRYRAVFGLPISLKKVWISKVLINGIYMTFSCMIFVVGIFLGSYLRIHPVPVFSAFAGAGLIAVTSLWQIPLCMFLAKKLGMLGTVLINVGVGTVLNVMAVSTSMWWISPYSWTSRIMCPILGILPNGELAGIGDPLRNPVVIPIGIILSIILFVLLMIVTTNWFEKQEVN, encoded by the coding sequence AAATTTGAAATGTAAGAGAATATTTATAAAAAAGCTGATTCTTATCGCACCTATAGTTACCTTGTTATTTGGATTTATGACCGGAAGATATTTTGAAACCAATAGCTTCAATTGGTGGTACACGCTGATATTACCAGGATATATTTCAATAATGGCAGTAATGACTAACGATGCGGAGCAAAAAAAATTACGCTATAGGGCTGTATTTGGTCTGCCAATTTCTTTAAAAAAAGTGTGGATTTCAAAAGTTTTGATAAACGGGATTTATATGACTTTCTCATGTATGATTTTTGTAGTTGGAATTTTTTTAGGAAGTTATCTAAGGATCCATCCCGTACCGGTTTTTAGTGCATTTGCCGGAGCTGGTTTGATTGCAGTTACATCTTTATGGCAGATTCCACTTTGTATGTTTTTAGCGAAGAAACTGGGAATGCTAGGGACGGTTTTGATAAACGTTGGAGTTGGAACTGTATTAAATGTTATGGCCGTAAGTACATCAATGTGGTGGATTTCTCCTTATAGTTGGACGTCACGTATTATGTGTCCCATTCTTGGGATTTTGCCAAATGGAGAGCTAGCAGGCATAGGAGATCCACTGCGAAATCCAGTCGTGATTCCAATTGGAATTATTCTGTCCATTATACTGTTTGTTTTGCTAATGATTGTTACCACTAATTGGTTTGAAAAACAGGAGGTTAATTAA